A single Neospora caninum Liverpool complete genome, chromosome VIIb DNA region contains:
- a CDS encoding putative WD-40 repeat-containing protein — MSFAPAGGGRPFAVPVVYRPPTPVRNVPSPPSSTPPVPPAEPPHAPVGGHLSGSAPSSFPSVPQPRPPLTGARAPVSFPDGCNSTPRPPRSPTHHPVRPTQAQAHALPSSGAVSSLCAVDCSTPQDASSQLGKAYGLEHGETASRPMKVEEAVQNSPVPLGCAAQPEEGSEDEERDASDRERPSEFPEPELLRTFRDKCSPINGVAFSPDMQCMYTSSDDCSLHIYSLQKGVCTRVLHANKYGVHSIRILPHSLVNNTSSTSASSPSSGGPGTHGIQPHLQPPPGGAAGVTCLCLCATRASAVPAASANATGNSRASASGSVAKAPVGKGKPGEEGPEVARAVAPGSTAFAVRLWDLAENRYLRTFPLNGRVCRGNGLCLHPQRNIFACCSEDATVRLFALDKEQPIWSRTVRTSTPLAAFDNEGLVLAVYEGEGIVTFFDSKHPHLPFLRFSIATSLRRGVGRGSCGASGTEASTVCPRCSLPVKVGQAKVEGGSEPGTDSQKTPGCCRCNEHVERGRPLSQERESAFEQATSLLFSPDDSEIVVGTSDERLLFFDTTTGELLRILSARKRGLPRMRAGSLAPETAEMDEGRTARGVRGECTEERGAEDDAHSGCTSEPARGGCWATQSRALREIVRNHLSAHVASQCSGKRRRDGNGGAERDRKRTRLSLEREGKPESGRSTGPCSGSSSASASSSRPASTYSKSLFSHSDASGSRGDASSLFNISPPPFGCSSSCPDCSSGASSSPLPGEARSRPVFVPAFSPCGRFLAVGSTDRHVHIFDLHANRGRGREVFALGRCESDPLFVAFNSKFDVFLTAGLNASLWSHSFCRKLPPSLTCG; from the coding sequence ATGTCTTTTGCTCCAGCAGGGGGAGGGCGGCCGTTTGCTGTCCCGGTTGTCTACCGACCTCCGACACCAGTTCGCAAcgttccgtctccgccgtcgtcCACCCCTCCTGTCCCGCCAGCAGAGCCGCCTCACGCTCCAGTTGGGGGACATCTGAGCGGCTCAGCTCcatcttcgtttccgtcAGTCCCCCAGCCGCGCCCGCCGCTGACAGGCGCTCGCGCCCCAGTGTCTTTCCCCGATGGCTGTAACTCGACGCCTCGACCTCCCAGGTCACCGACACATCATCCTGTACGGCCTACTCAAGCTCAGGCGCATGCGCTTCCTTCTAGCGGagctgtgtcttctctgtgcgcTGTGGACTGCTCTACGCCGCAGGACGCCTCTTCACAGCTTGGCAAGGCTTACGGCCTGGAGCACGGGGAAACAGCTTCGCGCCCGATGAAGGTGGAGGAGGCCGTGCAGAATTCACCAGTACCGCTGGGCTGCGCTGCGCAGCCTGAGGAAGGCTctgaggacgaggagagagacgccagtgACAGGGAAAGACCAAGCGAGTTCCCGGAGCCCGAGCTGCTTCGCACATTTCGAGACAAATGCAGTCCCATCAACGGGGTTGCTTTCTCGCCGGACAtgcagtgtatgtacacctcgaGCGACGACTGTTCGTTGCACATTTATTCGCTTCAAAAGGGCGTCTGCACTCGCGTTCTCCACGCAAACAAGTACGGCGTCCACAGCATTCGTATTTTGCCGCACTCCCTTGTCAATAACACTTCCTCGAcgtcggcttcttctccgtcgtcagGAGGGCCGGGAACGCACGGGATTCAGCCTCACTTGCAACCCCCTCCCGGCGGAGCAGCCGGAGTCacgtgtctgtgtctctgcgcgaCGCGGGCTTCAGCCGTGCCGGCCGCCTCCGCAAATGCGACTGGGAACAGCCGAGCAAGTGCGTCCGGTTCCGTGGCGAAGGCCCCAGTTGGGAAAGGGAAAccgggcgaagaagggccCGAGGTGGCCAGGGCTGTCGCGCCTGGGTCGACGGCGTTTGCCGTCCGCTTGTGGGATCTTGCGGAGAACCGGTATCTTCGAACCTTCCCTCTGAATGGAAGAGTGTGCCGTGGAAACGGCCTTTGTCTCCACCCTCAACGAAACATATTTGCCTGTTGCAGTGAGGATGCGACGGTGCGCCTCTTTGCTCTGGACAAAGAACAGCCCATCTGGTCTCGGACTGTTCGGACTTCCACTCCCCTGGCTGCGTTCGACAATGAAGGCCTCGTGCTCGCTGTCtacgaaggagaaggcatTGTAACGTTTTTCGACAGCAAACACCCTCACCTCCCGTTCCTCCGGTTCTCGATCGCGACGTCGCTGCGCCGCGGAGTGGGCCGTGGATCCTGTGGCGCCTCTGGTACGGAAGCGTCGACGGTATGTCCGCGTTGTTCCTTGCCAGTGAAAGTCGGGCAAGCGAAGGTcgaaggcggcagcgaaCCGGGGACTGACTCTCAAAAGACGCCCGGATGTTGCCGCTGCAACGAacacgtggagagagggcgTCCGCTGTcacaggagagggaaagtgCGTTCGAACAAGCCACGAgccttctgttctctcccgACGATTCAGAAATTGTTGTAGGGACGAGCGACGAGAGGTTGCTGTTCTTCGACACAACAACGGGCGAGCTGTTAAGGATTTTGAGTGCGCGAAAGCGAGGCCTGCCTCGCATGCGCGCAGGTTCCTTGGCTCCAGAAACTGCTGAGATGGACGAAGGAAGAACCGCGAGAGGGGTGCGAGGCGAATGCACGGAGGAGCGAGGAGCAGAAGATGACGCTCACAGCGGATGCACATCAGAGCCCGCGCGCGGTGGATGCTGGGCAACGCAATCAAGAGCCCTACGAGAAATCGTGCGAAATCACTTGTCGGCGCACGTGGCGTCGCAGTGCTCGGGGAAAAGGCGGCGAGATGGAAATGGAGGGGCGGAGCGAGACCGCAAACGTACGCGATTGTCGTTAGAGAGGGAGGGTAAGCCCGAGTCAGGCCGTTCCACTGGGCCATGCTCTGggtcttcctcggcttccgcctcttcgtctcgacCAGCTTCTACCTACTCGAAGTCGCTGTTTTCCCATTCAGACGCAAGCGGTTCCCGCGGtgacgcttcttctctcttcaacATATCTCCTCCGCCTTTCGGCTGCTCGTCTTCGTGTCCCGACTGTTCTTccggcgcctcgtcctcgcctctccccggAGAGGCCAGGTCGCGTCCGGTTTTCGTCCCAGCGTTCTCGCCGTGTGGTCGGTTTCTCGCGGTGGGATCCACCGACCGGCATGTGCACATTTTCGATCTCCACGCAAACaggggaaggggaagagaagttTTCGCCTTGGGCCGTTGCGAAAGCGATCCTCTGTTTGTCGCCTTCAATTCCAAATTCGACGTATTCCTCACAGCGGGCCTCAATGCTTCGCTGTGGAGTCACAGCTTCTGCCGAAAgctgcctccttctctcaCATGCGGATGA